The following coding sequences are from one Musa acuminata AAA Group cultivar baxijiao chromosome BXJ1-6, Cavendish_Baxijiao_AAA, whole genome shotgun sequence window:
- the LOC103988897 gene encoding phosphatidylinositol:ceramide inositolphosphotransferase-like isoform X1: MTLYIGREAPKLWRKICMETYVELQLFMEKWKLLLAGLIFQYIHGLAARGVHYLHRPGPTLQDAGYMILPELGKERGYVSESLFTFIFLSFILWTFHPFVYHSKRFYTVLLWRRILSFLVASQALRIITFYSTQLPGPNYHCREGGELARLPPPESVTEVLLINFPQGVIYGCGDLIFSSHMIFTLVFVLTYHKYGTKRFIKLLAWVLAIVQSLLIVASRKHYTVDVVVAWYTVNLVVFFVDKKLPEMPDRSNGSQPLLPYVKDKDEKSREDHHKLLNGNSVDTADWRQRLQVNGKHGEDGNHIHSESAANGA; encoded by the exons ATGACGCTTTACATTGGTCGCGAGGCTCCCAAG CTATGGAGGAAGATTTGCATGGAAACATATGTGGAGCTTCAACTTTTTATGGAAAAGTGGAAGCTACTGCTAGCAGGACTCATATTTCAG TACATTCATGGGCTGGCTGCACGAGGAGTTCATTATCTACATCGACCTGGACCAACTCTTCAAGATGCTGGCTACATGATCCTTCCG GAACTTGGAAAAGAAAGAGGTTACGTCAGTGAAAGCCTATTCACCTTcatctttttgtcatttattcTG TGGACATTTCATCCTTTTGTTTATCATAGCAAGCGCTTCTACACTGTTCTGCTCTGGCGGAGAATTTTGTCATTTCTAGTT GCTTCTCAAGCATTGCGGATCATCACTTTCTATTCCACACAGCTTCCTGGACCCAACTATCACTGCCGCGAG GGAGGGGAGCTCGCCAGACTGCCTCCACCAGAGAGTGTAACTGAAGTGCTTCTGATTAACT TTCCTCAGGGGGTCATATATGGTTGTGGTGATCTGATATTTTCATCCCACATGATATTTACACTAGTTTTTGTCCTTACATACCATAAATATGGCACTAAAAG GTTCATCAAGCTTCTTGCTTGGGTTTTAGCTATTGTTCAGAGTTTGCTTATAGTAGCTTCCCGCAAGCATTACACAGTAGATGTAGTCGTTGCATG GTATACTGTAAATTTAGTGGTATTCTTTGTTGACAAGAAACTACCAG AAATGCCTGATCGTTCTAATGGATCCCAACCACTGTTACCATATGTTAAAGATAAAGATGAAAAATCTAGAGAAGATCACCACAAGTTATTGAATGGAAATTCGGTGGATACTGCTGATTGG AGGCAGAGATTGCAAGTGAATGGCAAGCATGGAGAAGACGGGAACCACATCCATTCTGAATCTGCGGCAAATGGTGCATAG
- the LOC103988897 gene encoding phosphatidylinositol:ceramide inositolphosphotransferase-like isoform X2 — protein MTLYIGREAPKLWRKICMETYVELQLFMEKWKLLLAGLIFQYIHGLAARGVHYLHRPGPTLQDAGYMILPELGKERGYVSESLFTFIFLSFILWTFHPFVYHSKRFYTVLLWRRILSFLVASQALRIITFYSTQLPGPNYHCREGGELARLPPPESVTEVLLINFPQGVIYGCGDLIFSSHMIFTLVFVLTYHKYGTKRFIKLLAWVLAIVQSLLIVASRKHYTVDVVVA, from the exons ATGACGCTTTACATTGGTCGCGAGGCTCCCAAG CTATGGAGGAAGATTTGCATGGAAACATATGTGGAGCTTCAACTTTTTATGGAAAAGTGGAAGCTACTGCTAGCAGGACTCATATTTCAG TACATTCATGGGCTGGCTGCACGAGGAGTTCATTATCTACATCGACCTGGACCAACTCTTCAAGATGCTGGCTACATGATCCTTCCG GAACTTGGAAAAGAAAGAGGTTACGTCAGTGAAAGCCTATTCACCTTcatctttttgtcatttattcTG TGGACATTTCATCCTTTTGTTTATCATAGCAAGCGCTTCTACACTGTTCTGCTCTGGCGGAGAATTTTGTCATTTCTAGTT GCTTCTCAAGCATTGCGGATCATCACTTTCTATTCCACACAGCTTCCTGGACCCAACTATCACTGCCGCGAG GGAGGGGAGCTCGCCAGACTGCCTCCACCAGAGAGTGTAACTGAAGTGCTTCTGATTAACT TTCCTCAGGGGGTCATATATGGTTGTGGTGATCTGATATTTTCATCCCACATGATATTTACACTAGTTTTTGTCCTTACATACCATAAATATGGCACTAAAAG GTTCATCAAGCTTCTTGCTTGGGTTTTAGCTATTGTTCAGAGTTTGCTTATAGTAGCTTCCCGCAAGCATTACACAGTAGATGTAGTCGTTGCATG A
- the LOC103988897 gene encoding phosphatidylinositol:ceramide inositolphosphotransferase-like isoform X4: MTLYIGREAPKLWRKICMETYVELQLFMEKWKLLLAGLIFQYIHGLAARGVHYLHRPGPTLQDAGYMILPELGKERGYVSESLFTFIFLSFILWTFHPFVYHSKRFYTVLLWRRILSFLVASQALRIITFYSTQLPGPNYHCREGGELARLPPPESVTEVLLIN, encoded by the exons ATGACGCTTTACATTGGTCGCGAGGCTCCCAAG CTATGGAGGAAGATTTGCATGGAAACATATGTGGAGCTTCAACTTTTTATGGAAAAGTGGAAGCTACTGCTAGCAGGACTCATATTTCAG TACATTCATGGGCTGGCTGCACGAGGAGTTCATTATCTACATCGACCTGGACCAACTCTTCAAGATGCTGGCTACATGATCCTTCCG GAACTTGGAAAAGAAAGAGGTTACGTCAGTGAAAGCCTATTCACCTTcatctttttgtcatttattcTG TGGACATTTCATCCTTTTGTTTATCATAGCAAGCGCTTCTACACTGTTCTGCTCTGGCGGAGAATTTTGTCATTTCTAGTT GCTTCTCAAGCATTGCGGATCATCACTTTCTATTCCACACAGCTTCCTGGACCCAACTATCACTGCCGCGAG GGAGGGGAGCTCGCCAGACTGCCTCCACCAGAGAGTGTAACTGAAGTGCTTCTGATTAACT AA
- the LOC103988897 gene encoding phosphatidylinositol:ceramide inositolphosphotransferase-like isoform X5 has translation MTLYIGREAPKLWRKICMETYVELQLFMEKWKLLLAGLIFQYIHGLAARGVHYLHRPGPTLQDAGYMILPELGKERGYVSESLFTFIFLSFILWTFHPFVYHSKRFYTVLLWRRILSFLVASQALRIITFYSTQLPGPNYHCREGGELARLPPPESVTEVLLIN, from the exons ATGACGCTTTACATTGGTCGCGAGGCTCCCAAG CTATGGAGGAAGATTTGCATGGAAACATATGTGGAGCTTCAACTTTTTATGGAAAAGTGGAAGCTACTGCTAGCAGGACTCATATTTCAG TACATTCATGGGCTGGCTGCACGAGGAGTTCATTATCTACATCGACCTGGACCAACTCTTCAAGATGCTGGCTACATGATCCTTCCG GAACTTGGAAAAGAAAGAGGTTACGTCAGTGAAAGCCTATTCACCTTcatctttttgtcatttattcTG TGGACATTTCATCCTTTTGTTTATCATAGCAAGCGCTTCTACACTGTTCTGCTCTGGCGGAGAATTTTGTCATTTCTAGTT GCTTCTCAAGCATTGCGGATCATCACTTTCTATTCCACACAGCTTCCTGGACCCAACTATCACTGCCGCGAG GGAGGGGAGCTCGCCAGACTGCCTCCACCAGAGAGTGTAACTGAAGTGCTTCTGATTAACT AG